A single genomic interval of Gallus gallus isolate bGalGal1 chromosome 10, bGalGal1.mat.broiler.GRCg7b, whole genome shotgun sequence harbors:
- the BNIP2 gene encoding BCL2/adenovirus E1B 19 kDa protein-interacting protein 2 isoform X1 has translation MEGVEFKEEWQDEDFPRPLPEDDPVDSDILAAAGTEGEIAVNGTKVRKKLTAPDISLTLDRSEESVLSDLDESGDIDLDDIDTPSENSNEFEWEDDLPKPKTTDVIRKGSLTEYTAAEEKEDGRRWRMFRIGEQDHRVDMKAIEPYKKVISHGGYYGDGLNAIVVFAVCFMPESSQPNYRYLMDNLFKYVIGTLELLVAENYMIVYLNGATTRRKMPSIGWLRKCYQQIDRRLRKNLKSLIIVHPSWFIRTLLAITKPFISSKFSQKIRYVFTLAELAELIPMEYVGIPECIKQYEEEKFRKKQTRVDQELNGKQEQKSEQ, from the exons ATGGAAGGTGTTGAGTTTAAGGAAGAATGGCAAGATGAAGATTTTCCAAG GCCCCTGCCAGAGGATGATCCTGTTGACTCAGATATATTGGCTGCAGCTGGAACAGAAGGTGAAATAG CAGTTAATGGAACCAAAGTGAGGAAGAAACTTACGGCTCCAGATATTAGCTTAACTTTAGATCGCAGCGAGGAGTCTGTTTTGTCTGACTTGGATGAGAGCGGAGACATTGATTTGGATGACATAGATACTCCTTCAGAGAATAGCAATGAGTTTGAATGGGAAG ATGATCTTCCAAAGCCAAAAACTACTGATGTAATTAGAAAAGGATCACTTACTGAAtatacagcagcagaggagaaagaggatgGTCGACGCTGGCGTATGTTTAGGATTGGCGAACAGGACCATAGGGTGGACATGAAGGCAATCGAACCGTATAAAAAAGTTATCAGTCATGGTG GTTATTATGGTGATGGGTTAAATGCCATTGTtgtgtttgctgtttgttttatgcCTGAAAGCAGCCAGCCTAACTACAGATACCTAATGGACAATCTATTTAA GTATGTAATTGGCACTTTAGAGCTACTAGTAGCTGAGAATTATATGATAGTGTACCTAAATGGTGCGACAACACGGAGAAAAATGCCAAGCATAGGCTGGCTTAGGAAGTGTTACCAGCAAATTGACAGAAG GTTAAGGAAAAATCTGAAGTCATTAATCATAGTTCATCCTTCTTGGTTCATCAGAACGCTTCTGGCCATCACAAAACCTTTTATTAG CTCAAAATTCAGCCAGAAAATTAGGTATGTCTTTACCCTGGCAGAACTAGCTGAACTCATCCCCATGGAATATGTTGGCATCCCAGAATGCATAAAACA gtatgaagaagaaaagtttagaaagaaacaaacaag
- the BNIP2 gene encoding BCL2/adenovirus E1B 19 kDa protein-interacting protein 2 isoform X2 gives MEGVEFKEEWQDEDFPRPLPEDDPVDSDILAAAGTEGEIAVNGTKVRKKLTAPDISLTLDRSEESVLSDLDESGDIDLDDIDTPSENSNEFEWEDDLPKPKTTDVIRKGSLTEYTAAEEKEDGRRWRMFRIGEQDHRVDMKAIEPYKKVISHGGYYGDGLNAIVVFAVCFMPESSQPNYRYLMDNLFKYVIGTLELLVAENYMIVYLNGATTRRKMPSIGWLRKCYQQIDRRLRKNLKSLIIVHPSWFIRTLLAITKPFISSKFSQKIRYVFTLAELAELIPMEYVGIPECIKQVDQELNGKQEQKSEQ, from the exons ATGGAAGGTGTTGAGTTTAAGGAAGAATGGCAAGATGAAGATTTTCCAAG GCCCCTGCCAGAGGATGATCCTGTTGACTCAGATATATTGGCTGCAGCTGGAACAGAAGGTGAAATAG CAGTTAATGGAACCAAAGTGAGGAAGAAACTTACGGCTCCAGATATTAGCTTAACTTTAGATCGCAGCGAGGAGTCTGTTTTGTCTGACTTGGATGAGAGCGGAGACATTGATTTGGATGACATAGATACTCCTTCAGAGAATAGCAATGAGTTTGAATGGGAAG ATGATCTTCCAAAGCCAAAAACTACTGATGTAATTAGAAAAGGATCACTTACTGAAtatacagcagcagaggagaaagaggatgGTCGACGCTGGCGTATGTTTAGGATTGGCGAACAGGACCATAGGGTGGACATGAAGGCAATCGAACCGTATAAAAAAGTTATCAGTCATGGTG GTTATTATGGTGATGGGTTAAATGCCATTGTtgtgtttgctgtttgttttatgcCTGAAAGCAGCCAGCCTAACTACAGATACCTAATGGACAATCTATTTAA GTATGTAATTGGCACTTTAGAGCTACTAGTAGCTGAGAATTATATGATAGTGTACCTAAATGGTGCGACAACACGGAGAAAAATGCCAAGCATAGGCTGGCTTAGGAAGTGTTACCAGCAAATTGACAGAAG GTTAAGGAAAAATCTGAAGTCATTAATCATAGTTCATCCTTCTTGGTTCATCAGAACGCTTCTGGCCATCACAAAACCTTTTATTAG CTCAAAATTCAGCCAGAAAATTAGGTATGTCTTTACCCTGGCAGAACTAGCTGAACTCATCCCCATGGAATATGTTGGCATCCCAGAATGCATAAAACA